One window from the genome of Gloeocapsa sp. PCC 73106 encodes:
- the queG gene encoding tRNA epoxyqueuosine(34) reductase QueG — protein sequence MSFLDSEAIKTKILAMGFDRVGIAPVEAQNEDDANSQLKTWLALGYHGDLSWMENPKRLDIKACLPEVQSVICVALNYYTPVERPVGKEYGKISRYAWGRDYHKIMHKKLKQVCDWLESQCETIKTRYYSDTGPIQDKAWAQRAGLGWIAKNANLITRNYGSWVFLGEILINVPLQPDQPHTEHCGSCTRCLDACPTQAITQPFVVDANLCIAYHTIENRAEELPSQIAQNLQGWVAGCDICQDVCPWNQRFAKPTDKIEFNPYPHNVGPKLTELANLTELEWDWRFRSSALRRIKPAMFRRNARANLS from the coding sequence ATGAGTTTTTTAGATAGTGAGGCGATTAAAACCAAAATTTTGGCAATGGGTTTTGATCGAGTCGGTATAGCCCCAGTAGAAGCCCAAAACGAAGATGATGCTAATTCTCAGCTCAAGACTTGGCTAGCTCTGGGTTATCATGGCGATCTGAGTTGGATGGAAAATCCTAAGCGTCTGGATATCAAGGCTTGTCTTCCTGAGGTACAGTCGGTTATTTGTGTAGCTTTAAATTACTATACCCCGGTTGAGCGTCCCGTAGGCAAAGAATATGGCAAAATATCCCGTTACGCCTGGGGACGAGATTACCATAAGATAATGCACAAAAAACTTAAACAAGTCTGTGATTGGCTAGAAAGTCAGTGCGAAACTATCAAGACGCGTTACTACTCTGATACCGGTCCCATACAAGATAAGGCTTGGGCTCAAAGGGCAGGCTTGGGTTGGATCGCTAAAAATGCTAATCTAATCACGAGAAACTACGGTAGCTGGGTCTTTCTGGGAGAAATTTTAATCAACGTTCCTCTTCAACCAGACCAACCCCACACCGAACACTGTGGAAGTTGTACTCGCTGTCTAGACGCTTGTCCGACTCAAGCGATTACTCAACCCTTTGTCGTTGACGCTAATCTCTGCATAGCCTATCACACCATCGAAAATCGCGCCGAGGAATTACCATCACAAATAGCTCAAAATTTACAAGGTTGGGTAGCCGGTTGTGATATCTGTCAAGATGTATGTCCGTGGAACCAAAGATTCGCCAAACCAACGGATAAAATAGAATTCAACCCTTATCCCCACAATGTTGGGCCCAAACTAACAGAATTAGCTAATTTAACAGAGCTAGAATGGGATTGGCGATTTAGAAGTTCAGCTCTGCGTAGAATAAAACCCGCCATGTTCAGACGTAATGCCCGCGCTAATCTTTCCTGA
- a CDS encoding ATP-dependent Clp protease proteolytic subunit, producing MNLSIQAVQAPYTGDAYYRTPPPDLPSLLLKERIVYLGLPLISPDEYKDQIGIDVTELIVAQLLYLQFDDPDKPIYMYINSTGTSWYGGEAIGFETEAFAIYDTLKYIKPPVHTICIGQAMGTAAMILAAGAKGCRASLPHATIILHQARQGTQGQATDIQIRAKEVLANRRMMLEMLADNTTQSVEKIQQDTDRMYYMNPQQALEYGLIDKILTSRKDLPMPVPSLT from the coding sequence ATGAATTTATCTATTCAAGCCGTGCAAGCCCCTTATACAGGGGACGCCTATTATCGGACTCCTCCCCCAGACTTACCTTCTTTGCTTTTGAAAGAGCGTATTGTCTATTTGGGTTTACCCTTGATTTCTCCCGACGAGTACAAGGATCAAATTGGTATAGACGTGACGGAGTTGATTGTTGCTCAATTGCTCTATTTGCAGTTTGATGATCCAGATAAGCCGATCTACATGTATATCAATTCCACTGGGACTTCTTGGTACGGAGGAGAAGCTATTGGTTTTGAAACGGAGGCTTTTGCTATTTATGACACCCTTAAATATATCAAGCCTCCTGTACATACTATCTGTATTGGTCAAGCGATGGGCACAGCAGCGATGATTTTAGCGGCAGGAGCCAAAGGGTGCAGAGCTAGTTTACCTCACGCTACGATTATTTTGCATCAGGCTCGTCAAGGAACTCAGGGACAAGCAACAGACATTCAAATTCGAGCCAAAGAAGTCCTGGCGAACCGACGCATGATGCTGGAAATGCTCGCTGACAATACTACTCAATCAGTAGAAAAAATTCAACAAGATACTGATCGCATGTATTATATGAACCCTCAACAAGCTTTGGAATATGGCTTGATTGATAAAATTCTGACAAGTCGTAAAGACTTACCCATGCCCGTTCCTTCACTTACTTAA
- a CDS encoding S-layer family protein, whose product MNNRDFLLFNGEDFIVIEGTASNDNLQGSNGSDSIRGLGGDDTLTGLAARDILEGGNGSDSLIGNEGDDTLDGGSGDDNMAGGPNDDIYLVDNANDVVVEVPDEGTDRVIASLSYVLSENVEELELTGEEPLTGTGNNLNNRIIGNRANNFVSGLEGDDTLNTERGDDTLDGGLGNDRMIGGRGDDTYIVDSSDDDIVEEADEGTDVVTSAVTYSLEGIDNVENLTLTGEDSIDGSGNGIDNIIRGNSGDNELIGQGGDDTLRGNAGDDTLSGIRGVNLLIGGSGSDTYVLSSERDTIVERGSSENDRDTVVAPFNYTLGEDIENLTLEGEADLEGEGNALDNFIVGNAGNNQLSGLRGNDTLNGNEGDDTLDGGPGADSMIGGPGNDLYLVDDVEDIVQELSTNPDEVDEVRSVVSYTLPENVERLIIDNNRDIDGTGNAGDNLVRGRNGDNALSGLEGNDTLIGRDGDDTLDGGLGNDRMEGGSGNDTYVVDNAEDVIVEEESDPEEINTVRSSIDFTLEGNLQNLVLLGEAVNGIGNNVSNSIEGNAQNNLLEGQGGDDEIEAREGNDTLDGGEGIDTLAGGLGNDTYIVNNSEDEIIEEEEEGIDTVTTSVPYALPQNVENITFVGTGNINLRGNNTNNQITGAEGNDLLEGRKGDDTLIGGDGDDTLDGGSGADSMEGGAGNDTYYVSSRADIIVETGTNPNEINTVISSINFNVVGNITNLVLTGDRNLNSIGNDRNNTLTGNGGNNLLQGLEGNDTLIGLAGRDTLDGGQGTDNMAGGEGNDTYLVDATQDVVTEGTDEGEDEVIAAVDYTLGANLEKLTLIGNATRGTGNDLDNEITGNETNNNLIGGAGDDTLDGIAGENRLEGGAGNDTYVINSPGDTIVEIPNGGGDTVESFVDFELTDPNLENLRLTGERATNGTGNVLNNEITGNNVANLLIGLSGNDTLIGRGGDDTLDGTVPEEETPGVDSLVGGEGNDLYLIDDTDDEVVEEQDEGVDTIQSSIPYDLPRNVENIIFGPVGDIEVTGNSANNRIVTVDGNNLLEGQEGNDTLESGEGNDTIDGGAGADQMAGGLGSDRYIVDDVGDLVREVATDDESEDVDEVIASVSYRLPEQVENLTLIDQENIDGTGNGLDNTIEGNSGDNRLDGAIAADTMIGGTGNDTYVVDNAGDVVIENGNDSEDKVEASIDYTIGDNIENLTLTGTNNISGTGNGLDNLILGNQSINTLSGLGGNDTLDGGGGIDTLIGGQGNDTYIVNTSNARALEEPDQGEDIVLASANFTLLDNVENLTLTGSGNINGSGNALDNLIIGNDVNNALSGNNGEDTLIGGLGNDNLSGGDGDDRLLGGSGQDTLNGGGGEDIFAYDSPDQGADLLVQYVPNDDTIEVSADGFGGGLETGRLDSDQFTLGVVATTSQHRFIYDQQPSGGALFFDPDGSGSLPQVRLLNTEGRVDLTNNDIVVI is encoded by the coding sequence ATGAATAATAGAGATTTTTTACTTTTCAACGGCGAAGATTTTATTGTAATTGAAGGAACAGCGAGTAACGACAATTTACAAGGTAGCAACGGTAGTGATTCGATTAGAGGTCTAGGGGGTGACGATACACTCACAGGTCTAGCAGCCAGAGATATCCTAGAAGGTGGAAATGGCTCGGACAGTCTCATTGGCAACGAAGGAGATGACACTCTAGATGGTGGCTCCGGTGATGATAACATGGCCGGAGGTCCAAATGACGATATTTATCTAGTTGACAATGCCAACGATGTAGTCGTAGAAGTACCCGATGAAGGTACAGACAGGGTGATCGCTTCACTATCCTACGTTTTGAGTGAAAATGTCGAAGAGCTAGAACTGACAGGAGAAGAACCTCTCACCGGGACCGGCAACAATCTAAATAACAGAATCATCGGTAATAGAGCGAATAACTTCGTCTCAGGGTTAGAAGGAGATGATACTCTCAACACCGAAAGAGGAGATGACACCCTAGATGGTGGCTTAGGAAACGATAGAATGATCGGTGGTCGCGGAGATGACACCTATATAGTAGATAGTAGCGATGATGATATTGTTGAAGAAGCAGACGAGGGAACAGATGTCGTAACCTCTGCAGTAACATATTCCCTAGAAGGGATAGATAATGTTGAAAATCTGACTCTGACAGGAGAAGATAGTATCGATGGTTCGGGCAATGGAATCGATAACATCATCAGAGGGAATTCAGGTGACAACGAGCTAATAGGGCAAGGAGGAGACGATACCCTCAGAGGAAACGCAGGAGATGATACCCTCAGTGGCATAAGAGGTGTTAATTTACTCATTGGGGGCTCAGGAAGCGATACATATGTACTCTCGAGTGAACGAGACACGATAGTTGAAAGGGGAAGTTCTGAAAACGACCGAGACACAGTAGTAGCTCCTTTTAACTATACCTTGGGAGAAGATATAGAAAACCTGACCCTAGAAGGAGAAGCAGATCTCGAAGGAGAAGGGAATGCTCTAGATAACTTTATCGTAGGTAACGCAGGAAACAACCAACTCAGCGGTCTAAGAGGGAATGACACCCTCAACGGTAACGAAGGAGACGACACACTCGATGGAGGACCAGGGGCCGACAGTATGATCGGTGGTCCGGGGAATGACCTATACTTAGTCGATGACGTAGAAGATATAGTTCAAGAGCTATCGACCAACCCAGATGAGGTTGACGAAGTGCGTAGTGTTGTTAGTTACACGCTACCGGAGAACGTAGAAAGACTAATCATCGACAACAATAGAGACATTGATGGAACAGGTAACGCGGGGGATAACTTAGTCAGGGGTCGGAACGGGGATAACGCTCTATCGGGATTAGAAGGAAATGATACCCTCATAGGCAGAGATGGAGATGATACCCTTGATGGAGGGCTAGGAAATGACCGTATGGAGGGAGGTTCGGGCAACGACACCTACGTAGTTGATAACGCAGAGGATGTCATCGTAGAAGAAGAGAGCGATCCAGAAGAAATCAATACAGTACGCTCTTCCATAGACTTTACTCTGGAAGGGAATCTACAAAATCTAGTCCTGCTCGGAGAAGCTGTTAACGGTATTGGCAATAACGTTAGTAACTCAATAGAGGGTAACGCTCAAAATAACCTGCTCGAAGGACAAGGAGGAGACGATGAAATCGAAGCAAGAGAAGGAAACGACACCCTAGACGGCGGAGAAGGGATAGATACCCTGGCAGGAGGACTAGGAAATGATACTTACATCGTCAATAACTCAGAAGATGAAATTATCGAAGAGGAAGAAGAAGGGATCGACACAGTTACTACTTCTGTTCCCTACGCGCTACCTCAGAACGTAGAAAATATCACTTTTGTAGGCACAGGAAATATTAACCTGAGGGGTAATAACACTAATAACCAGATAACGGGTGCAGAAGGAAACGATCTACTCGAAGGCAGAAAAGGAGACGATACCCTCATCGGTGGAGATGGAGATGATACCCTAGACGGGGGTTCGGGAGCAGACAGTATGGAGGGGGGAGCAGGTAATGATACTTACTACGTAAGTAGTCGTGCCGATATAATAGTAGAAACTGGAACTAACCCTAACGAAATAAATACAGTTATCAGTTCTATTAACTTTAATGTGGTAGGGAACATAACCAACCTGGTATTGACGGGCGATCGCAATCTTAATAGCATAGGTAATGATCGCAACAACACCCTCACAGGAAATGGAGGTAATAACCTATTACAAGGTCTAGAGGGCAACGATACTCTCATAGGGCTAGCTGGCCGGGATACTTTAGACGGTGGCCAAGGCACTGATAACATGGCAGGTGGAGAAGGTAATGATACTTATCTGGTTGATGCAACACAAGACGTAGTTACAGAAGGTACCGACGAGGGAGAAGATGAAGTCATTGCTGCAGTTGACTATACCCTCGGAGCTAATCTAGAAAAATTAACTCTGATAGGTAATGCAACCCGAGGAACTGGTAACGACTTAGACAACGAGATTACCGGTAACGAGACCAATAACAACTTAATAGGCGGAGCAGGGGATGATACTCTAGATGGAATTGCTGGAGAGAACCGATTAGAAGGAGGAGCCGGAAACGATACCTATGTCATCAACAGTCCTGGAGACACAATCGTGGAAATCCCCAACGGAGGCGGAGATACAGTAGAGTCCTTCGTTGATTTTGAACTCACAGATCCCAATTTAGAAAACTTAAGACTTACAGGTGAGCGAGCTACCAACGGCACGGGAAATGTTCTCAATAACGAGATTACCGGGAATAATGTGGCGAACTTACTCATAGGACTAAGTGGTAACGACACTTTAATTGGGAGAGGAGGCGATGACACCCTCGACGGAACCGTCCCCGAAGAAGAAACCCCAGGCGTCGATAGCCTCGTAGGTGGTGAAGGTAATGATCTTTATCTAATTGATGACACCGACGACGAGGTAGTAGAAGAACAAGACGAAGGCGTCGATACGATTCAATCTTCTATCCCCTACGATTTACCACGCAACGTAGAAAACATCATTTTTGGTCCAGTTGGAGATATCGAAGTTACCGGTAACTCAGCTAATAACAGGATAGTTACCGTAGATGGAAACAATCTCCTAGAAGGACAAGAAGGAAACGATACCCTAGAAAGCGGCGAAGGCAATGATACCATCGACGGCGGTGCAGGAGCCGATCAGATGGCAGGGGGACTAGGAAGCGATCGTTATATCGTCGATGACGTTGGGGATCTAGTCAGAGAAGTAGCCACAGATGACGAGAGCGAAGATGTAGATGAGGTAATCGCCTCAGTTAGCTATCGACTTCCAGAACAAGTAGAAAATCTGACCCTGATAGATCAAGAAAATATTGACGGGACTGGTAATGGTCTCGATAATACTATCGAGGGTAATAGCGGGGATAACAGGCTCGATGGTGCTATAGCTGCAGACACGATGATAGGTGGTACCGGTAATGACACTTACGTTGTTGATAACGCAGGAGACGTCGTTATTGAAAACGGTAACGATTCCGAGGATAAAGTTGAAGCCTCTATCGACTACACCATAGGAGATAACATCGAGAACCTGACTTTAACTGGAACTAACAATATTAGTGGAACTGGTAACGGGTTAGACAACTTGATACTGGGTAATCAAAGCATTAATACTCTCAGTGGTCTAGGAGGTAATGATACTCTAGATGGAGGAGGAGGTATAGATACCCTCATCGGTGGTCAGGGGAACGATACCTATATCGTCAACACTTCTAACGCGCGCGCATTGGAAGAACCAGACCAAGGCGAAGATATTGTTCTAGCTTCCGCTAATTTCACTCTTCTCGACAACGTGGAAAATCTGACCTTAACTGGAAGTGGCAATATCAATGGCTCAGGCAATGCCTTAGATAACTTAATTATTGGCAATGATGTTAACAACGCTCTGAGCGGTAACAACGGTGAGGATACCCTCATCGGAGGTCTTGGCAATGATAACCTGTCAGGAGGAGATGGCGACGATCGCCTCCTGGGTGGATCGGGTCAAGATACCCTAAACGGTGGAGGAGGTGAAGACATATTCGCCTACGATTCTCCCGACCAAGGAGCTGACCTACTCGTTCAATACGTACCTAATGATGATACAATTGAAGTATCAGCGGATGGTTTTGGCGGAGGTCTAGAGACAGGTCGTCTTGACTCGGACCAATTTACCCTAGGTGTGGTTGCTACTACTTCCCAACACCGCTTTATCTACGACCAACAACCTAGCGGAGGTGCCCTATTCTTCGATCCAGATGGTAGCGGTTCCTTACCACAGGTGCGTCTGTTGAACACAGAGGGGCGTGTAGATTTAACCAACAATGACATCGTTGTGATTTAA
- a CDS encoding alpha/beta hydrolase gives MATKPDELGLPYEDVWLSVTNKQGVEENLHAWWLPNQSRGDVMLYLHGNASNISHNLELAQKFYQLGFSLLLLDYRGYGLSSGKFPTEAQVYQDTQVAWDYLVQQKGLKPEQIFVYGHSLGGAIAVDLGLRQPQIAGLIIQGSFTSILDIVIHYGGIYRFFPTKVIINQRFDSLSKVPLLKMPLLFIHGSKDEVIPLAMSEKLFAAAKSPKQLLIVPEAGHDDVSGIGGEKYLESIQDFTQSARSLTLNK, from the coding sequence ATGGCGACAAAGCCCGATGAATTGGGACTACCCTACGAGGATGTTTGGCTCTCGGTAACTAATAAACAAGGTGTTGAGGAAAACCTACATGCTTGGTGGCTACCGAATCAATCCAGGGGCGATGTGATGTTGTATCTTCACGGCAATGCCTCTAATATTAGTCATAATTTAGAATTAGCTCAAAAATTTTATCAACTGGGTTTTTCTTTATTGTTACTAGATTATCGAGGTTATGGTTTAAGCTCAGGCAAGTTTCCCACAGAAGCACAAGTGTATCAAGATACCCAAGTAGCGTGGGATTATCTGGTGCAACAAAAAGGACTAAAACCAGAACAGATATTTGTCTATGGACATTCTTTGGGAGGAGCGATCGCCGTCGATTTAGGTCTGCGTCAACCCCAGATAGCAGGACTGATTATTCAAGGCTCTTTCACTTCTATTCTAGATATAGTTATTCATTATGGTGGTATTTATCGGTTTTTTCCGACTAAAGTTATTATTAATCAACGCTTTGACTCCTTGAGCAAGGTACCACTATTAAAAATGCCACTACTTTTTATCCATGGGAGTAAAGATGAAGTTATTCCCCTAGCGATGAGTGAGAAATTATTTGCCGCAGCTAAAAGTCCCAAACAACTGTTAATCGTACCGGAAGCAGGACATGATGATGTGAGTGGAATTGGAGGAGAGAAATATCTAGAAAGCATTCAAGACTTCACTCAATCTGCTCGCAGTTTAACCCTGAATAAATGA
- a CDS encoding ATP-dependent Clp protease proteolytic subunit, which produces MPIGVPKVPYRLPGQPYSDWIDLYNRLYRERIIFLGRGVNDSLANQIISVMLYLDSEDPGKPIYLYINSPGGSVTAGLAIYDTMQYIKSDVVTICVGLAASMGAFLLGAGTPGKRLALPHSRIMIHQPLGGIQGRRQATDIEIEANEILRIREQLNQIMSHHTHQPLEKIERDTDRDFFMSAEEAKAYGLIDQVIEQSPN; this is translated from the coding sequence ATGCCTATTGGTGTTCCCAAAGTTCCCTATCGTTTACCCGGTCAACCCTATAGCGACTGGATTGATCTTTACAATCGTCTGTATCGAGAACGAATTATCTTTTTAGGTCGAGGCGTCAATGACAGTTTGGCTAATCAGATTATTTCTGTGATGCTTTATCTCGATTCTGAAGATCCTGGTAAACCGATCTATCTCTACATTAATTCTCCCGGCGGCTCTGTGACTGCAGGTCTAGCGATCTACGACACTATGCAATACATTAAGTCAGATGTGGTCACAATTTGTGTTGGTTTAGCTGCTTCTATGGGTGCTTTTTTGTTGGGTGCGGGTACTCCTGGAAAACGTTTAGCTCTCCCTCATTCTCGGATTATGATTCATCAACCCCTCGGTGGTATACAGGGCCGTAGACAAGCGACGGATATCGAGATAGAAGCTAACGAAATTTTACGCATTCGCGAGCAACTTAATCAGATCATGAGCCATCACACTCATCAGCCCTTGGAAAAGATCGAAAGAGATACCGATCGCGATTTCTTCATGTCTGCCGAGGAGGCTAAAGCTTACGGGCTAATCGATCAAGTGATCGAGCAAAGCCCCAACTAA
- the sepF gene encoding cell division protein SepF — protein sequence MSNLANLPPLEKNLAYSSSPHALPLTEFSLLKLNSLGDMVQVVEIMRRNKIAIIILSNLEEKTAKRVRDWLNGYIVAVDGISQWLGEQTFLLAAHKIKISGALSQSLINPRQQEAITSKIKKILIKLADNNLLAMISVPGGSFAMGSEPEETPVHPVTVQSFYLSQYPITQAQWRVIAALPQVNKKLDANPAYFLGDNLPVEQVSWEDALEFCARLSQKTGRTYRLPSEAEWEYACRAGTKTRFWFGQDINSDLANYDGNSGYGKDTEESFLKKTTPVDYFGIKNPFGLADLHGNVWEWCADHWHRDYQGAPTDGSAWLSQDEQHLRVVRGGSWYDLPRFCRSACRYSLNAQRKVNNIGFRIACDPIN from the coding sequence ATGTCTAATCTTGCTAATTTGCCTCCGCTAGAGAAAAATCTGGCTTACTCATCATCTCCCCACGCTTTGCCCCTGACAGAATTTAGCCTCTTAAAACTAAATTCCCTAGGAGATATGGTACAGGTGGTAGAAATTATGCGTAGAAATAAAATAGCCATTATTATTCTGAGTAACTTAGAAGAAAAAACAGCCAAACGCGTAAGGGACTGGCTCAATGGGTATATTGTAGCCGTGGACGGTATCAGTCAATGGTTAGGAGAACAGACTTTTTTATTGGCGGCGCATAAAATTAAGATCTCTGGCGCTTTAAGTCAGAGCCTAATAAATCCGAGACAACAAGAGGCGATTACCAGCAAAATCAAAAAAATATTGATAAAATTAGCCGATAATAACTTATTAGCGATGATTTCTGTGCCTGGAGGAAGTTTTGCCATGGGTTCTGAGCCGGAGGAAACACCAGTCCACCCTGTTACAGTTCAGAGCTTTTATTTAAGTCAATATCCAATTACTCAAGCCCAATGGAGAGTTATAGCAGCCTTACCTCAGGTTAACAAAAAGCTTGATGCCAATCCTGCTTATTTTTTAGGAGATAATTTACCCGTAGAGCAGGTTTCCTGGGAGGATGCTCTGGAATTTTGCGCACGTCTGTCGCAAAAAACGGGGCGCACATATAGACTTCCCAGCGAAGCAGAATGGGAGTATGCCTGTCGTGCTGGGACTAAGACTAGATTTTGGTTTGGTCAAGATATTAACAGTGATTTAGCCAATTACGATGGTAATTCTGGTTATGGTAAAGATACAGAAGAATCATTTTTAAAAAAAACAACCCCTGTAGATTACTTTGGGATTAAGAATCCTTTTGGTTTAGCTGATCTCCATGGCAATGTCTGGGAATGGTGCGCGGATCACTGGCATCGAGATTATCAGGGAGCCCCGACAGATGGTAGTGCCTGGTTATCTCAAGATGAGCAACATTTAAGAGTGGTTAGAGGAGGTTCTTGGTACGATTTACCTCGTTTTTGTCGTTCTGCTTGTCGCTACTCTCTTAATGCTCAACGTAAAGTTAATAATATCGGCTTTCGCATCGCCTGTGATCCAATTAATTAG